The sequence TCCGCGGCCGCCACCATCAGCTCGATGGGGGAGCCGCCGTCGGACCATTCACTGTGGCTGTGAAGGTCCCCGCGCAGGGCCCCGCCGATCTCTGCACCGCCGGATGCAAGCGGCTCGGCGCCCTTTTCCCGAAGGTCTGCCAGATACTCGGGGACCTGGCCGTCCACCGCCTGCCGGATCACCGTGAAGGTCCGGTCCCCGATCCCCTTCATGGATTTGAGCCGCCCGTTCCGGGCCCGCGCGGCCACTTCCTCCGGGCCGAGCGCGCTGATGGCGGCGGCTGCCTTCCGGAAGGCCTGGACCTTGAACGTGGCCGCGCGTCCGCGCTCCAGCCAAAAAGCGATCTCGTTGAGCGCATCGACGGCATCCATCCGTCCATCTTGACCCGTCCAGGGCCCAATCGGCGGGGTTTTCCGCCGATTTTGGAATATTCCGGGTTAGCCCCTATAGTTTTAGAGTCCAGTTCGGAGAAACGCAGAGGACAAAGACGGAAAGCCCCGCTTGACGCCTTTTATTTGGTTCCGAACGGGTTCTGGCCCCCATCGTCTAGCGGCCTAGGACACCGCCCTTTCACGGCGGCGGCACGGGTTCGAATCCCGTTGGGGGTACGCAAGGAACTGGTCAAGCAGGCTAAAAAAGTCTGGTAGGCTGGAAGCCTTGAAAAAAGCGGTAGAGATACTGCAAAGCAAGAAACGCAAGGCCCTGTAGCGCAGTTGGTTAGCGCGCCGCCCTGTCACGGCGGAGGTCGCGGGTTCAAGTCCCGTCAGGGTCGCTCTGATTGTTGGAAGAAATTCCGGCTGTCATGGTGACTAGTCACCTAGGCTCTGTAGCTCAGTTGGTAGAGCGTTCGACTGAAAATCGAAAGGTCACCGGATCGACGCCGGTCGGAGCCACCACTGGGAAGCATCAGTTCTTCGGAACTGGTGCTTTTCTGCTTTAAGGCTCATCCGGTTTCCGGGCCCCATAACCCTCCAGCTTGGTCGCATACCCCTCTACCTTGTTCGCGGATCGCGACGCTGAGGGTCGTGGTACGCGCACAAGCTTCGGAGCTGGTGCGGGTATATGCGTTGGTCCCGTAAACGGGACAGCGGCGGGTCCCGCACTGTGTGGCGCAGGCAACATTCCGTCCGGCCTGGGAAAATTATTTGTCTGACTTTTGAAACATTTGACCTGCGCCAAACGGATATGGCACGCGCGCGCATTGGTTGATGTAAGCGCTTGCACTCTACTCGCTGGTAACCCGTTTTGGCGTGTGAAACAGGGTTTGAACTGTCCGTTCCACCCCGTCTACGGTGGAGCGCGGCCGGAGGACAGCATGCTTTCCATCGGCCGGCCAGGCCCTACCCAGGCCTGCCTCCACCCGCAGCACAACGGCGTCCCCGATGACGCCTGAGGTGTCGCCGGGGCCGCGGTTTGTTTCGGGATCATGGGCACACGCCCGCCTTCCACGAAATGTCACAACTCCGCGAGAAGAGCAAGAAATGCACAAGCACCCCCAACCCCGGCTGCTGCGGTGGCGCACTGCGGCCGCAGCGCTGGCGGCGACCCTGGCCGCCTCGGCCTTCCTGGCCGTCCCCGCGGCCCAGGCCAATGAGCCCTCAGATCCGCCCGCCGTCCAGCAGATGCCTGCCCCCACGCCAGGCTTCCCCTTGCCGACGCAGCACACGCAGCAGGCCTTTGACCCGGCGTCGGACTTCACCTCCAAGTGGACCCGCGCAGACGCCAAGCAGATCATGGCGCAGAGCGACTCCACCGTCTCCCCGGGCGCAAACTCCATGAGCCCTGACGTCACCATGCCGGAGATCCCGCAGGACTTCCCCACCATGAATGACGACGTCTGGGTCTGGGACACCTGGTCCCTGACAGACGAAAACGCGAACCAGATCAGCTACAAGGGGTGGGACGTCATCTTCTCCCTGGTCGCCGACCGGCACGCCGGATACGGCTTTGACCAGCGCCACTGGAACGCCCGGATCGGGTACTTCTTCCGCAAGACCAACGCTGATCCCGCCAAGGACAAGTGGAACTACGGCGGGCACCTGTTCCTGGACAACACGTCCATCGGAAACACCGAGTGGTCCGGTTCCACCCGCCTGATGCAGGGCAACCACGTGAACGTCTTCTATACCGCCACCACCTTCTACGATGTGGCGGAGCGGAACGCCGGCGGCGGCGGCATCGCCCCCGACGCCGTCATCGCCAAGGCGTTGGGAAACATCCACGCCGACCAGAACGGGGTTACCTTTGACGGGTTCGAGCACACCAAGCTGCTGGAACCGGACGGAAAGATGTACCAGACCAAGGCGCAGAACGCCGGCTTTGCGTTCCGGGACCCGTACACCTTCCAGGACCCGGCCCATCCCGGCAAGACCTACATGGTGTTCGAAGGCAACACCGCGGAAAACCGCGGCGACTACCAGTGCAAGGCCGAGGACCTGGGCTACCGCCCCGGGGACCCGCACGCAGAAAGCGTCACGGACGTCCAGAACAGCGGCGCGTTCTACCAGACGGCCAACGTTGGGCTGGCGGTCGCGGACAACAAGGATTTGACCAAGTGGTCCTTCCTCCCGCCCATCCTTTCCGGGAACTGCGTGAACGACCAGACCGAGCGCCCGCAGATCTTCATCCAGAATGAGAACGGCAAGAACAAGTACTACCTGTTCACCATCAGCCACCAGTTCACCTACGCGGCAGGGATGCGCGGTCCCGACGGCGTGTACGGGTTCGTGGGCAACGGCATCCGTTCGGACTACCAGCCCATGAACTACAGCGGCCTGGCCCTCGGCTCGCCCACGGACCTGAACCTTCCGTCCGAGTCCCCGGAGGCGCCCACGCCGAACCAGAACGGGCGGCAGTTCCAGGCATACTCGCACTACGTGCAGCCCGGCGGCCTGGTGCAGTCCTTCATAGACAACGTCAACGGAGTCCGTGGCGGTTCCCTCTCGCCGACGGTAAAGATCAACTTCCGCGACGGCGTGTCCCAGGTGGACAGGACGTTCGGCCGGAACGGGCTGGGTCCGTTCGGCTACCTGCCCACCAACGTCAGGGTCGGCGGCGAAGGCCTTTACAAGTAGGCCTGCCCACCGCGGCAGCTTCAAGCAGTACGTGAACCAGGCGGGGAGTCCCACGGCTCCCCGCCTGGTTCCTTTGACCGCTTTCCTTCAACCACTCCTGGACCCGGTCCTGTGCGGTGGCGCCGACGGGTTTCCAGCCCATCTGTCGCAGCCTGGGGATAGGGTGGAACCAACAGAAGGGGGAGTGCCTGATGGAATACCAGAACCCACAACCCGTGGTGCCCAACCGTCCTGCCGCCAGCCCGGCTCCCGGTCCGGGCCGGACAGTTATTTCCGAGACCGCCGTGGCAAAGGTCGCGGGGATCGCTGCCCGTGCGGTTCCCGGCGTCTACTCACTGGGGTCGGGCCCGTCCCGTGCCCTGGGCGCCATCCGCGACGCCGTGGGAAGCTCCGACCACGCCGCGGGTGTCCACGCGGAAGTAGGCGAAACGCAGGTAGCCGTCGATATCACCCTGGTGGCCAGCTACGGAACGCCCCTGCATGCGCTGGCCAACAGCGTCCGTGCCGCCGTTTACCGGGCGGTCGAAGAACTGGTGGGTCTGCAGGTGATCGAGGTGAACGTCGAGATCACCGACGTCTATGTCCCACCCCCGGTCAAGACCGCAGCCCCGGCCGCTTCCGAACGGGAGGCGTTGCTGTGAACCTCACCGTGGCAGGCACGGCCATAGGCGCATTCGTGGCGTTCATGTCGCTGCAGTTCGGTCTTTGGGGCTTCCTGGTTTCCCTTCTCTTCATGGCCATTGGGGCCCTCCTGGGCCGCGCCGCCGAAGGAAAGCTGGACCTGCGCGGCATTTTCGATGCCATCATCGGCCGGCGCTCGTCCTCATGAGTTCGCCCGCGCCCGTTGTGCGTGCGCAGGCGCTCAGCGGCCATAACCGGATTAGTACCCAGGCTTTGACCAGCCTTGCCAAAGCGGCGGCTGCGCAGGCGCTGGGCGTCGACGCCCAGGACATCCGTGCGGACTGGACGGACGACGACGGCCTGCTGGCTTTGTCCCTCGTCGCCCCCATCAGCATCCCGCCGTTACAGGCGGTGGCAGCGGACCGGGCGCGAATCGGCATCGTTGGAGGTTCCATCTGGGACCGCACCGTGAAGGCCAAGGAAAGCATCCTGGCGAAGGTGTCGGAACTCAGCGGTTCACAGGTGAGCCGGGTGGACATCCGCATCAGCGGGGCAAGGATCAGTACAGAAGGGCGGGTACGGTGAGCAGCAGCGTGGAGAGCCGCCGGGCCGGCAGCGGGACCCGGAGAGGCAACGGCCCGGACATGGGCAGGGTGGTCTACCGCGAGACACATTCCGGCAGGGCCGTGGTGTCGGTTGTGGCCGCCATCCTGGTGTTGGTGCTGGCCGGTTATGGCGTCCTCGAATCCGGGGTTCACGCAGTGGGGCAGCCGGCGTGGCTGGTGGAGCCGCAAGTCGCTGCCCAGCGCATCGTGGACCTTCCCGCCGGGATACCCCCGCTGCTGTTGGCGGCAATCGGCGCCGTGCTCGCGATGCTGGGATTGATCTTCCTGCTTAGTGGGATCCTCCCAGGGAAACGCGCGCGCCACGTGCTGGCCGGCGCATCCGGGGAAGGGCTCCCTGCCGTGGTGGTGGACGACGAGGTCATCGCATCCTCATTGGCCCGCCGCGCGCGCCTCGCCGCCAATGTCACCCCGGACCAGGTCATGGTGGTCGTCTCCCAGCGGCAGGTGCTGGTGAATGTCCGCCCTACCTCCGGCGTCCCGGTAAACCCGGAAAGGGTACTTGAGGCCGTCCGGGATGAGCTGGACCGGATGTTGCTGGAACCGGCACCCATCCCTCGCGTCAACGTGGCGCCATCGGGGGTGATCGGGGCATGAACGGCACCCCGGCACTGCTCAACCGCATTTTGCTTACCGTGCTGGGCCTGCTCCTGCTGGGGGCCGGACTCCTCCTGGTGCTGCTGGCCACCGTTCCCTCCTTGGGCGCCTGGTGGCACTCTTGGTCTTCCGGTGCCTGGGGCAGCATCAACCAGTTGTTCGATTCCACCCGGTTCCCGGGCCGCCCGGAAAGCTGGTTGTGGATTGTGGTGGCGCTGGCGCTGCTGGCACTGATGGGGCTCATGGTGGCGTGGATCGCGCAGCAGGGAAAGGGCAAGTCAAACCTCCTGGCACTTGACTACGATCCCGGCGAGACTCCCGGCGACGTACGCATCGGTGGCGGGGTGGCAGAACAGGCCCTCCGGCATGCCCTTGAAGGGCGCCCCGACCTCGCCGGTGCAACCGTCACCACCTACGAGGTCCAGGGAACGCCGGCCTTGAAGGTCCGGCTCCTGCCGCGCCAGGGCGTGGCCCCGCACCTGCTGGCCGCCGAGGTCACCGGCCTCGTGGACGCCCTGGAGGCCGTGGTGGGCAAGGAGTTTCCCGTCCTCATCCACATCGGCGCCGGGGCGCGGACACGCTTCAGCAGGGCTGAACGCGTCCGCTGACATGCCGCCGGCGGGCGTCCAGGCGCGCTGCGGTTACCTGCCGCCCATGAGGTACACGGTGGTGTCCACGGGAACCTCCCGCATGCCGGTCCATTCTTCGGCCGGCTCGGGACCGCTGGACAGCACCACGGCCAACCCCTCGGGTAAGGGGGCGGAAGCGAATCCCATGTTGGACAGGACCGTGACGCCTCCATTCCGGAACGCCAGCAGGCCGCTGTCCGGCGCGTGTTCATCCGTCCACTCCACACTGCCGCGGCCCAGCTGTTGTGCCGCACGAAGGGACAGGGCTGCCCGGTACAGCTCAAGGGTTGAGCCTTCCTCGCCGTCTTGAAGGTCGGCGGCCAGGGGCCCGAAGCTTTCCGGTTGGGGGAGCCATGGCTCGCGTGCCTCGCCGGACAACTCACCGGAGAACCCGTACCCGGGTTGGTCCGCAGTCCATGGCAGCGGGACCCGGCAGCCGTCGCGCCCGATTTCGGCACCATGGGTCCGGAAGAATGTGGGGTCCTGCCTCGCCTCATCGGGAAGGGTGGTGTGCTCAGGCAGGCCCAGCTCCTCGCCCTGGTAAAGGTAGGCGGAGCCCGGCAGCGCCAGCGCAACCAGCGTGGCCGCGCGGGCCCGCGCCAGGCCCAGCGCCGGGTCGGGCTGCTCGTCGGCGGCCCCGATGCCCTTTGGGAACGTGGTGGGATCCTTGAGGCCGAACCGGGTGGTGTGCCGCACCGTGTCGTGGTTGCTGAGCACCCAGGTGGACGGAGCCCCCACGGATTCTGCCGCCGCCAGGGAGGCGTCGATGGCGTCAGCCATGCGTTCGGCATCCCAGCCTGCCAGGAGGAAGTCGAAGTTGAACGCCTGCTGCATTTCATCCGGCCGGACATAGCGTGCCAGTCGCTCGGCCGGCTCCACCCATGCTTCAGCCACCATCATGCGGTCCCCGCCGTACTCCGCCAGGACTCGGTGCCAGTCCCGGTAGATGGCGTGGACGCCGTCCTGGTCGAAGAAAGGAGATGGCGGATACATGGGGGACACGGACCGGTGGGGTTCTTCGGCGTCGGTGTGGGCGTGGGGAGCGTCCCCGGGCAGATGGCTCTCCAGGCGGGGAGTGGAGGTTCCCTTCACCATGGCGGCAACACCGTCCCAGTCCGGAAGTCCTGCTTCCTTTACCAGGCCGTGGGCAACGTCCACCCGGAAGCCGTCGGCCCCGCGGTCCAGCCAGAAGCGCAGTACCGAACGCATCTCCTCCTGGACCTCCGGGTTGTCCCAGTTCAGGTCCGGTTGCTTGGTATCGAACAGATGGAGGTACCACTGGCCCGGCGAGCCGTCGGCCTCCTGCACCCGGCTCCAGGCCGGCCCGCCGAACACGGATTTCCAGTTGTTGGGGGCCCGGCCACCGTCGCCGGATCCCGGGACCTCGTCCTTGCCGTCCCTGAACATGTACCGGTCCCGCGCAGGGCTTCCCGGGGGTGCCGCCAACGCCTCCCGGAACCAGGCATGCTCGTCAGAGGTGTGGTTCGGAACCAGGTCCACGATGACTTTCAGGCCGCGCCGGTGAGCTTCCTGCAACATGGCGTCGAAATCTTCGAGGGAGCCGAAGAGCGGGTCGACCTGGCGGTAGTCGGCCACGTCGTATCCGCCGTCTGCCTGCGGCGACTTGTAGAACGGAGAGAGCCAGATGGCATCCACTCCAAGGGACTCCAGGTAGGAAAGACGGCCCGTGACGCCGCGGAGATCGCCCATGCCATCACCGTTACCATCCGCAAACGACCGGGGATAAATCTGGTAAACCACGGCGTCCGCCCACCATGCAGAAGGGGTTGGGCCCGGCACCGGAACGGCTGGATCGGTCATTTGGTTCCCCTCTGATAACTTTTTGATGTAAACGCTTGCATTACCGACAGTCACCTTACTAGTGTGATGGTCACCACAACAACCTCACCTATAAGCGTTCTGTCGACTTACTTGTCACTCAGCGAGGAGCTTCAAGCTAATGAAAACCCCGAGATTCCTGCTTCCGGCTGCCACTGCCGGCATTCTGGCCCTGACGTTGTCCGCCTGTGGCGGTGGAGGTGGAGGGGGCACCACCGGGGGCGGCGGTGGAGGCGGTGACGCCAGCGCCAACCTCGACGGCCGCGGCCCCATCACTTACGTCCAGGGCAAAGACAACAGCAACGTGGTGCGCCCCCTGGTGGACAAGTGGAACGCGGCCCACCCGAACGAAAAAGTCACTTTCAAGGAACAGACCGACCAGGCCGACCAGCAGCATGACGACCTTGTCCAGCACTTCCAGGCAAAGCAGTCGGATTACGACGTCGTGGATGTGGACGTCGTCTGGACCGCTGAATTCGCAGCCAAGGGCTGGCTGCAGCCGCTGAAGGACAAGATGGCGATCGACACGAGCGCCATGCTCAAGCCGACTGTGGACAGCGCAACCTACAAGGGCACCCTGTATGCGGCCCCGCAAACCTCGGACGGCGGCATCCTTTACTACCGGAAAGACCTGGTACCCACCCCTCCCAAGACCTGGGACGAGATGATGGGCATGTGCTCCATCGCCAAGCAGAACAACATCGGATGCTACGCGGGCCAGTTCAGCAAGTATGAGGGCCTCACGGTCAATGCGTCCGAGGCCATTAACTCCGCCGGCGGTTCCGTCCTGGACAAGGACGGCAAGCCCAACTTGAACACTGCCGAGGCCAAGGCCGGCCTGGGGAACCTGGCCAAGGCATACGCTGACGGCAACATTCCCAAGGAAGCCATAACGTACAAGGAAGAGGACAGCCGACAGGCGTTCCAGAGCGGTAAGCTCCTGTTCCTGCGCAACTGGCCCTACGCCTTCAACCTGATCACTACTGAAGGTTCGTCGGCCGTCAAGGACAAGACGGGGCTGGCTGCACTCCCGGGCAAGGATGGACCTGGGGCATCCTCACTCGGCGGCCACAACCTTGCCACCAGCGTGTACTCCAAGAACAAGGCAACTGCCCTTGACTTCATGAAGTTCATGACCTCGGCGGAGACCGAGAAGTTCTACGCTACCCAGGGCTCGTTGGCTCCGGTTCTCGGATCGCTGTATGACGACCAGGAACTCGTTGCCAAGCTGCCCTACCTGCCGGTGCTGAAGACGTCCATCCAGAATGCCGTACCGCGTCCTGTGACGCCTTTCTACCCGGCTGTTACCAAGGCAATCCAAGACAACGCCTACTCCGCTATCAAGGGAGAAAAGACAGTGGACTCCGCACTCTCTGACATGCAGAAATCCATCGAATCCGCCGGTGCGGGATCGTAGTTCTGCCATGGCAACCGAACTAGGCCCGACGCCGGTAAAGTCACCGGCGTCGGGCGGGACCCCCGTCCATCACGCGCCCAAGGGCGTAGGCGAGGACAACAGGATCGCCAGCCAGGGA comes from Pseudarthrobacter sp. NIBRBAC000502770 and encodes:
- a CDS encoding Asp23/Gls24 family envelope stress response protein, coding for MEYQNPQPVVPNRPAASPAPGPGRTVISETAVAKVAGIAARAVPGVYSLGSGPSRALGAIRDAVGSSDHAAGVHAEVGETQVAVDITLVASYGTPLHALANSVRAAVYRAVEELVGLQVIEVNVEITDVYVPPPVKTAAPAASEREALL
- a CDS encoding glycoside hydrolase family 68 protein — protein: MHKHPQPRLLRWRTAAAALAATLAASAFLAVPAAQANEPSDPPAVQQMPAPTPGFPLPTQHTQQAFDPASDFTSKWTRADAKQIMAQSDSTVSPGANSMSPDVTMPEIPQDFPTMNDDVWVWDTWSLTDENANQISYKGWDVIFSLVADRHAGYGFDQRHWNARIGYFFRKTNADPAKDKWNYGGHLFLDNTSIGNTEWSGSTRLMQGNHVNVFYTATTFYDVAERNAGGGGIAPDAVIAKALGNIHADQNGVTFDGFEHTKLLEPDGKMYQTKAQNAGFAFRDPYTFQDPAHPGKTYMVFEGNTAENRGDYQCKAEDLGYRPGDPHAESVTDVQNSGAFYQTANVGLAVADNKDLTKWSFLPPILSGNCVNDQTERPQIFIQNENGKNKYYLFTISHQFTYAAGMRGPDGVYGFVGNGIRSDYQPMNYSGLALGSPTDLNLPSESPEAPTPNQNGRQFQAYSHYVQPGGLVQSFIDNVNGVRGGSLSPTVKINFRDGVSQVDRTFGRNGLGPFGYLPTNVRVGGEGLYK
- a CDS encoding glycoside hydrolase family 13 protein, with amino-acid sequence MTDPAVPVPGPTPSAWWADAVVYQIYPRSFADGNGDGMGDLRGVTGRLSYLESLGVDAIWLSPFYKSPQADGGYDVADYRQVDPLFGSLEDFDAMLQEAHRRGLKVIVDLVPNHTSDEHAWFREALAAPPGSPARDRYMFRDGKDEVPGSGDGGRAPNNWKSVFGGPAWSRVQEADGSPGQWYLHLFDTKQPDLNWDNPEVQEEMRSVLRFWLDRGADGFRVDVAHGLVKEAGLPDWDGVAAMVKGTSTPRLESHLPGDAPHAHTDAEEPHRSVSPMYPPSPFFDQDGVHAIYRDWHRVLAEYGGDRMMVAEAWVEPAERLARYVRPDEMQQAFNFDFLLAGWDAERMADAIDASLAAAESVGAPSTWVLSNHDTVRHTTRFGLKDPTTFPKGIGAADEQPDPALGLARARAATLVALALPGSAYLYQGEELGLPEHTTLPDEARQDPTFFRTHGAEIGRDGCRVPLPWTADQPGYGFSGELSGEAREPWLPQPESFGPLAADLQDGEEGSTLELYRAALSLRAAQQLGRGSVEWTDEHAPDSGLLAFRNGGVTVLSNMGFASAPLPEGLAVVLSSGPEPAEEWTGMREVPVDTTVYLMGGR
- a CDS encoding ABC transporter substrate-binding protein, whose translation is MKTPRFLLPAATAGILALTLSACGGGGGGGTTGGGGGGGDASANLDGRGPITYVQGKDNSNVVRPLVDKWNAAHPNEKVTFKEQTDQADQQHDDLVQHFQAKQSDYDVVDVDVVWTAEFAAKGWLQPLKDKMAIDTSAMLKPTVDSATYKGTLYAAPQTSDGGILYYRKDLVPTPPKTWDEMMGMCSIAKQNNIGCYAGQFSKYEGLTVNASEAINSAGGSVLDKDGKPNLNTAEAKAGLGNLAKAYADGNIPKEAITYKEEDSRQAFQSGKLLFLRNWPYAFNLITTEGSSAVKDKTGLAALPGKDGPGASSLGGHNLATSVYSKNKATALDFMKFMTSAETEKFYATQGSLAPVLGSLYDDQELVAKLPYLPVLKTSIQNAVPRPVTPFYPAVTKAIQDNAYSAIKGEKTVDSALSDMQKSIESAGAGS